The region TGCATATGCTTCCGGGTTTGGAACAACTGTTGAACCATGCCCGTGAATACGGGGCATTGGGAGTCGCTTTGAGCGGGGCAGGACCGACGATCATTGCCCTCACAGAAAACGAAGACGGACGTCTCCCGCAATTTATGGAAAGCATTCTCCTTGAACATGGTGTGCCTTCCACGATAAAAACATTGCCCATTGATACTGTTGGTGCAGCTTCCGTAGAGGTATGCCCCAAACTGTTATGAAGCAGTTTGGGTGCATGCCTATTTTTATGGCTGTTTTCTAAAAGATTGTTGTTTTTTATAGACGGGTCAGGTGTGAGGCGCCTCGGAAAGCGAGCATCCTGCAGGGGAAATCAACCTGGCGGAAGTATTGATGAATAGCAACTAATTTTACGAAAAGGGCCTTGTTTTTTTATCGTTTTTCAATTTATTGAGAAGATTCAAATCGGCTGTTCAGTTAAATTTGCCAACTTTTCTGCCTTCTCTTACCTTTTTGCAAGACTCATTCTCTGCAGTAAACTTCTCAAGCAACTCCTCAAACCACTTGCCACAACTTAACTCATCGATTCCGTAGATAAAAAAATAAAATAATTTTCAAAAAAGTGTACACAAATGGATTTGATTGTTATATACTGTACTACAACAGAAGAACAAAATAAAATCTGTACTATAAAAAGGAGAGGATCTTGATGGCAATGCAAAGTCCAGTTGAATTCTTTAAGAAGCTTCCGAAGAAAAGGTGCCCTGAATGCGGGCAGCATATGGAGGAGCAGGCTGAGTCATACTTCATGGAATGTGAGCACTGCTTATCCAAGAAAGCGGAATAATAGCCGCTTTCTTCTTTTTGACAGGCGGTAAGTGAATAAGAGGTGTGTTATAACACAGCGAAAACAGGGGAGGAAGTGATCGGTGGAGATGAAGACAGAAGAAAAAGGAATTCAAATAACAGGAAAAATCGCGGAAGGATATGAACAAATAATATCCGATGATGCGATTAAATTCGTAGAACGGCTGGAACGGAAATTTGGTCAAAGAAGACGTGAGCTGCTGGAAAGAAGGAGAGAAATCCAAAAGAAAATCGATGATGGCTGGAATCCAGATTTTTTGCCGGAAACAAAGCATATACGTGAATCGGACTGGACTGTGGAGAACATACCTGCCGACCTTGAAGATCGCAGAGTGGAAATTACGGGTCCTGTTGATCGGAAAATGGTGATCAATGCGTTGAATTCAGGCGCAAAGGTATTCATGGCGGATTTCGAAGATGCGAATTCCCCGACATGGGAAAACTGCATCGATGGGCAAATCAACCTTAGGGATGCCATTCGCGGAACGATTTCCTATACGAATGATCAAGGAAAGCACTATCAGCTGATGAACAATCCTGCAGTGCTTAAGGTGAGACCGCGGGGGTGGCATTTGGAGGAGAAGCATTGTCTCGTGGATGGGAAGGCCGTTTCAGCAAGCTTATTCGATTTTGGATTGTATTTTTTCCACAATGCCCAATCGCTTAATGAAAAGGGAAGCGGTCCATATTTTTATTTGCCGAAATTGGAGAATCATCTGGAAGCAAGGCTTTGGAATGATGTTTTTATTTTTGCCCAGGAAGAGCTTGGAATCAATCAGGGGACGATCAAGGCAACGGTGCTTATTGAAACGATCCTTGCTGCATTTGAAATGGATGAAATCCTGTTTGAACTGAAAGAGCATTCTGCTGGCCTCAACTGTGGGCGCTGGGATTATATCTTCAGCTTTATCAAGAAGTTCCGAAACCGGGAAGAAGTCATTTTTCCAGATCGTTCGGTCGTGACGATGACGGTCCCAAATATGAGGGCATATTCGCTTCTTGCCATCCAAACTTGTCATAAAAGGCATGTCCATGCAATTGGAGGCATGGCGGCGCAAATTCCTGTCAAAGGTGATCCAGAAGCAAATGATGAAGCATTCGCAAAGGTCCGAACTGATAAAGAACGTGAAGCGCGTGATGGGCATGACGGAACGTGGATTGCACATCCGGGAATGATCCAGACGGCATTGGATGTTTTTAACGAGCTTGTCCCAGCCCCAAACCAGATCCATCGAAAACGTGAGGATGTCTCCATCGATGGACAGCAGCTGCTTCAAGTGCCTGAAGGGTCCATCACGGAACAAGGAATGCGCACAAACATCAATGTAGGGATTCAATACATCGCTTCCTGGCTCTCAGGAAGAGGGGCTGCACCAATCCATCATTTAATGGAAGATGCAGCGACGGCGGAAATTTCAAGGGCACAGGTATGGCAGTGGCTTCGTCACCCAAAAGGAGTATTGGATGACGGAAGAAATGTCGACCATGAAATGTTCCGGGCATTAAAGGACGATGAATTATCCAAAATCATGGTGGAAATAGGATTGGAAAGATACCAAGCAGGACGGTTCGAGGAAGCGGGCCATCTGTTCGAACGATTGATTTTAGACGATGAGTTTGTTGAGTTTTTGACCCTTCCAGCTTATGAAAGATTATAAAAAAGGAGGAATTTTGGAATGAGACAAGAGAAAGCTAGAAAATTGGAGATGAACTGGAAAAATGATGCGCGGTGGAGCGGGATTGAACGTCCGTACTCTGCAGATGATGTAATACGGCTGAGAGGATCGATCGATATTGAACATACACTTGCCAAGCGAGGCGCTGAAAAGCTCTGGAATCTGCTCCATACAGAAGAATATGTTCATGCACTTGGAGCGTTGACAGGGAATCAGGCGATGCAGCAAGTGAAGGCTGGATTGAAGTCCATATACTTAAGCGGATGGCAAGTGGCGGCAGATGCAAATTTATCCGGAAATATGTATCCAGAT is a window of Falsibacillus albus DNA encoding:
- the yhfH gene encoding protein YhfH: MAMQSPVEFFKKLPKKRCPECGQHMEEQAESYFMECEHCLSKKAE
- the aceB gene encoding malate synthase A — protein: MKTEEKGIQITGKIAEGYEQIISDDAIKFVERLERKFGQRRRELLERRREIQKKIDDGWNPDFLPETKHIRESDWTVENIPADLEDRRVEITGPVDRKMVINALNSGAKVFMADFEDANSPTWENCIDGQINLRDAIRGTISYTNDQGKHYQLMNNPAVLKVRPRGWHLEEKHCLVDGKAVSASLFDFGLYFFHNAQSLNEKGSGPYFYLPKLENHLEARLWNDVFIFAQEELGINQGTIKATVLIETILAAFEMDEILFELKEHSAGLNCGRWDYIFSFIKKFRNREEVIFPDRSVVTMTVPNMRAYSLLAIQTCHKRHVHAIGGMAAQIPVKGDPEANDEAFAKVRTDKEREARDGHDGTWIAHPGMIQTALDVFNELVPAPNQIHRKREDVSIDGQQLLQVPEGSITEQGMRTNINVGIQYIASWLSGRGAAPIHHLMEDAATAEISRAQVWQWLRHPKGVLDDGRNVDHEMFRALKDDELSKIMVEIGLERYQAGRFEEAGHLFERLILDDEFVEFLTLPAYERL